In Epinephelus fuscoguttatus linkage group LG15, E.fuscoguttatus.final_Chr_v1, a genomic segment contains:
- the LOC125902488 gene encoding calcyclin-binding protein — protein sequence MDLTEQINQLEADLQELGSLLEKAERKRVQELLKQEQNKVEKELAVKRQQKEKQAKRDADPSAASKAAYTVKITNYAWDQSEKFVKIYLTLKDVHKIPSENVEVNFTEKSFSVLIKDLNEKNHQMSILNMLYPIDEKESYKKIKTDMVLVMCKKKSTKKWECLTTLEKQSKDKDKPSMDENADPSDGLMSMLKKIYSEGDDEMKRTINKAWSESQEKKIRGEDMMDF from the exons ATCAACCAGTTGGAGGCAGATTTGCAGGAGCTGGGGTCACTCTTGGAGAAGGCGGAGAGGAAAAGAGTGCAGGAGCTGCTCAAGCAGGAGCAGAATAAGGTGGAGAAGGAGCTTGCAGTCAAGCGACAACAGAAGGAGAAACAAGCCAAGAGAGATGCAGACCCATCTGCTGCCTCCAAAGCAGCGTACACAGTCAAGATCACCAACTATG CTTGGGACCAGTCTGAGAAATTCGTCAAAATTTACCTTACACTAAAGGATGTGCACAAAATTCCATCAGAAAACGTGGAGGTCAACTTCACAGAAAA GTCATTTTCTGTGCTCATAAAGGATCTCAATGAGAAAAACCATCAGATGTCAATTCTGAACATGTTGTATCCAATTGATGAAAAGGAAAGCTACAAAAAG ATAAAGACAGACATGGTGCTGGTCATGTGCAAGAAGAAGTCAACAAAGAAATGGGAGTGCCTAACAACGCTGGAAAAGCAGTCTAAAGATAAAGA TAAACCCAGCATGGATGAGAACGCAGACCCCAGCGATGGCCTGATGAGCATGCTGAAGAAGATTTACTCAGAGGGAGACGACGAGATGAAGAGAACCATCAACAAAGCCTGGTCAGAGTCCCAGGAGAAGAAGATTCGAGGCGAGGACATGATGGACTTCTGA
- the plk3 gene encoding serine/threonine-protein kinase PLK3 yields the protein MDTGCFTAAQRISCHAMNADLFKPAPERGPQQSSAPVKTSRNKPEQTKPELAQVVTDSKTGRSYSKGKLLGKGGFARCYEMTDLSTNKMYAVKVIPQSRVSKPHQRDKITNEIELHKTLSHKHVVKFSHHFEDQENIYIFLELCSRKSLAHIWKARHTLTEPEVRYYLKQIISGLKYLHSKGILHRDLKLGNFFVNENMELRLGDFGLAAKLETVEQRKKTICGTPNYLAPEVLNRQGHGTESDVWSLGCVMYTLMCGNPPFETLDLKETYKCIKEVRYTLPSSLSPAAQKLISGILQKNPSDRLALDQILNHEFFTKGFTPDKLPPSSCVMVPELHPPSPAKKFFTKMAKSFFGKKKAKVEKIPCEEKDDKDISKLVSGIVKCSISRQISCKTVGPNEVPSPVNQLVSSVPLEPTPAEEESRKSISRSFKGTTASSSEPCEDILLTPAAVSEVAVKVLNSCLATMPAATRNPPCLSRPQSFLWVTKWVDYSNKYGFGYQLSNQSIGVLFNDGTRLSLCDQRKTVHYCLPNNKHFTFPANALPEQLRSQKQIVELMANYMEQNLMEGGDLHCEDQVSGCPPLLLQWVKTDHALVMLFNNGTLQVNFYADHTKIILCKSSDDSYLLTYISRERVSYTYLLSMLNEMGCTSELRHRLRYVVQLLQHHADA from the exons ATGGATACCGGTTGTTTCACCGCGGCGCAGCGTATTTCGTGCCACGCCATGAATGCGGATTTATTCAAGCCGGCTCCGGAGCGTGGACCCCAACAGTCCTCTGCCCCGGTGAAAACCAGCAGGAATAAACCCGaacaaaccaaaccagagctggccCAGGTGGTGACAGACTCCAAAACGGGAAGATCCTACAGTAAAGGGAAGCTTTTGGGAAAG GGTGGCTTTGCTCGATGCTACGAGATGACAGACCTCTCCACCAACAAAATGTATGCCGTGAAGGTGATTCCACAGAGCAGGGTGTCCAAACCACACCAAAGGGACAAG ATCACGAATGAGATCGAGCTCCACAAAACCCTGTCGCACAAGCATGTGGTGAAATTCTCTCATCATTTCGAAGACCAAGAAAACATCTACATATTCCTTGAGCTCTGCAGTCGGAAG TCCCTGGCACACATTTGGAAGGCGAGGCACACGCTCACAGAGCCTGAAGTCCGATATTACCTCAAACAGATCATATCCGGCCTCAAGTACCTCCACAGCAAAGGGATCCTGCACCGAGATCTCAAACTAG gcAACTTCTTTGTCAACGAGAACATGGAGCTGCGGCTGGGAGACTTCGGCCTCGCTGCTAAGCTGGAGACAGTCGAGCAGAGGAAAAA AACAATCTGTGGGACTCCAAACTACTTGGCCCCTGAGGTGCTCAACAGACAGGGCCACGGCACTGAGTCTGACGTCTGGTCGCTCGGATGTGTCAT GTACACGCTGATGTGTGGCAACCCTCCTTTTGAGACTCTTGATCTAAAGGAGACCTACAAGTGTATAAAGGAAGTTCGGTACACCTTGCCATCCTCGCTTTCCCCCGCCGCACAGAAACTCATCTCAGGCATCCTGCAGAAAAACCCCAGCGACAGACTCGCACTGGATCAAATCCTCAACCACGAATTCTTCACCAAA GGTTTCACCCCTGATAAGCTTCCCcccagcagctgtgtgatggTGCCAGAGCTCCACCCCCCTAGCCCTGCCAAGAAATTCTTCACTAAGATGGCAAAGAGCTTCTTTGGCAAGAAGAAGGCGAAAg TGGAGAAGATTCCATGCGAGGAAAAAGATGACAAAGACATTTCCAAGCTGGTGTCTGGCATCGTTAAATGTTCCATCAGCAGGCAGATCAGCTGCAAGACAGTGGGACCCAATGAG GTGCCCTCTCCCGTCAATCAGCTTGTCAGCTCCGTGCCTCTGGAACCGACTCCTGCTGAAGAGGAATCCAGGAAGTCAATCTCTCGCTCCTTCAAGGGCACCACGGCCAGCAGCAGTGAAC CATGCGAGGACATCCTCCTGACCCCCGCAGCTGTGTCTGAAGTGGCCGTCAAAGTTCTCAACAGCTGCCTGGCGACCATGCCTGCAG CCACTAGGAACCCACCCTGTTTGTCCAGGCCCCAGTCCTTCCTGTGGGTGACTAAATGGGTTGACTACTCAAACAAATACGGTTTTGGCTACCAGCTGTCGAACCAAAGCATCGGAGTGCTCTTCAATGACGGAACACGCCTCAGCCTTTGTGATCAACGCAA GACAGTCCACTACTGCTTGCCCAACAACAAACACTTCACCTTCCCTGCCAAcgctctacctgagcagcttcGCAGTCAGAAACAAATTGTAGAGCTCATGGCCAACTACATGGAGCAGAACCTTATGGAG GGTGGAGATCTGCATTGTGAAGATCAAGTATCGGGttgtcctcctctgctgctccagTGGGTGAAGACCGACCATGCTCTTGTCATGCTCTTCAACAATGGCACTCTACAG GTTAACTTCTACGCAGACCACACCAAGATCATCCTGTGCAAGTCATCTGATGACTCCTACCTGCTCACCTACATCAGCCGGGAGCGCGTCTCATACACTTACCTCCTCAGCATGCTGAACGAGATGGGCTGCACCTCCGAACTGAGACACCGACTGCGATACGTGGTCCAGCTGCTCCAACACCACGCTGATGCCTGA